Genomic DNA from uncultured Erythrobacter sp.:
TTCGTCTCCGACATGGATTCGACCATGATCGGACAGGAATGCATCGACGAGCTCGCGGACTATGCCGGGATCAAATCGCAAATCGCCGAGATCACCGAACGCGCCATGCAAGGCGAACTCGATTTCGAAAGCGCGCTGCGGGAGCGAGTGGGACTGCTCGAAGGGCTCGAGGAAGAAGCAATAAGCCGCTGTTTGGATGAGCGGATCGAAGCCAGTCCCGGCGCCAAGGTGCTGACCGAAACACTCCGTAAGCATGGTGCGCGCACTGTATTGGTCACTGGCGGATTTCATCATTTTGCTGACGCGGTCGGCAAGCAGCTTGGGTTCGACCGCGTGGTCGGCAACCGGCTCGATGTGGCCGCGGGCAAGCTGACCGGGAAGCTGGCCGGTCCGATAACCGATTCTGCAACGAAAGCATCCGTGCTGGCAGAAGAGCTGGAGCAGCTCGGATCGTCAGCGCACAGCCTCGCCACCGGTGACGGCGCGAACGACATTTCGATGATCGAGGCAGCGACCTACGGCTTCGCCTACCGCGCCAAGCCAAAGGCGCGCGATGCCGCGAACGGGCGCGTGGATCGCGGCGATCTCACATCGATCCTGTCGCTGCTTGGTGTTCCGAAGACAGATTGGGTAACGTGACGCGGTAGGTATTGCTGCGGGGAGGGGGCTTTCGCCCGCTTCAACCATACGCGCCTAGCTCTGATCGCATCATTTGGTGCCCGAGAGGAGAACGGCCCGTGCCAGGATGCTTTATCGAACCGGATTCGTCGCTTGCGGGATTGGAGTCGCCGCATCTGAAGCTCGGTGTACCGATCCACTCTGGATACCAGGCCCTGTCCGAAGTCGCTCCGTTTCGCGGGCCCAGCCGGATTTTCGATGCGATTGCAGACCGGCTTGCGACCATCGACATGCCGTATGAGGACCAGTGCTCGATCGACTATTATTTCGATCTCGTCCGGGTCCTTCGCGACCTTAACGGAGAGTATGACCGCGTTGTCGAAGTCGGCGTCTATATGGGCGGAGCGTCGGGAATGATTGCAGGCTGCGCCGAGCGGTTCGATTTCGACATCGATCTGGTCGATATCCGCGCCAATAATCTGCAATTCTCGCACGAACGTATTCGCCGCGCTTTCCCCGAAGTTGCCGAGCGTGTGCGGCTGTTTCATGGCGATGTGCCGAGCTATGTTCGCGAGGTCATGCTCAAAGAGCGGGCGGGGCGCAGCATCGTTCACCACGACGGCGCGCATGCCTTCAACCCCGTGGTTTCCGATCTCACCGCATTGTCTTTTGTACGCCAGCATATCCATACGATCATCGCGCAGGACACGCATTTGCGCGGAACGCTGGACAACATGAACTTTGTCGATCTGGCTTTGAATGCCGTGTTTGGCCCTGACTTCAATTACATGCCGATTGGCAAAGTCTATGACGCCAACGACAACCGTACCGCCCCAAATCCTTATCAAGGCAATTACTTTTTGCCCGGCGTGGCGGAAGGAATGGTGCTGCCCATGGCGGTAAACAGCTTCCACTATCCGCACCCGAGTATGATATTCGAAGGACTGTTTGGACCGGGGGATGCGCCCAAAGAGGACGTGCGGGTCGCGGCCTAAAGAAAAAGAGTTTTGATTCGGGACCTGACTGTGCTATTTACACTTGTGTAAGTAAGCACTGCTATTCGAAAGCAGACCTCGGAATTGCAAGGCCCGCAAATGACAACCACGACCGACTACAGCCAGCTAT
This window encodes:
- the serB gene encoding phosphoserine phosphatase SerB, translated to MSEALAGEGIRIGSAAMLDFGADVLQLSFAEANPARVLAAIDKHFSPADMLVSRGEIAIPQLFVSDMDSTMIGQECIDELADYAGIKSQIAEITERAMQGELDFESALRERVGLLEGLEEEAISRCLDERIEASPGAKVLTETLRKHGARTVLVTGGFHHFADAVGKQLGFDRVVGNRLDVAAGKLTGKLAGPITDSATKASVLAEELEQLGSSAHSLATGDGANDISMIEAATYGFAYRAKPKARDAANGRVDRGDLTSILSLLGVPKTDWVT